One Methylocapsa sp. D3K7 DNA window includes the following coding sequences:
- a CDS encoding site-specific integrase, which yields MQTTGHLSAVRRRDLRSAVARVAALLGEAPARVTLDLESIAIRLSAVNPVAAGLSAKRLANIRSDFLAAVRQSGLHPVMPSAKSELSPHWQTMMARLPSKRYRLGLARLARYASAARTDPAEIDDAALERFIGEVRCGSLHQNPNVLHRNVATIWNEVAAAFPDLGLAPVSKPWFRAPAKRIVWDTTAEAFRVDVAKYLEWSVGADQFAEDARPRPLAPRTLKLRHNQIHAALTALVWSGVPANSTGCLGDLVRLDHFRRILRYRFEEAGRKANNFNRDLAEALIQIAREWVKVDELHLAELKRLSGKMPMLPKGLTLKNKRSIAQFDDPEVVRRLLDLPAQLWTEVRRDPKPNFRTLARAQAALAIAMLTYVPLRSHNLHELIFGRHLFLHDGARATSSLEIPADEVKNKRTALSFDIPPKLAKMLIEYRDRIAPKVIGRRPERVFVNADGSPKSQAMVAVLIKTYLSKRAGIVMTPHQFRHLGAKIILEDQPGAHELVRQFLGHQNLKTTTDFYAGLNTRRAGLHHQRLIEAAIAPRPAGQKARKKQPSYSISSTNGVD from the coding sequence TTGCAGACGACCGGGCATTTATCGGCCGTACGGCGGCGCGACCTGCGCTCGGCAGTCGCGCGCGTGGCGGCCCTGCTCGGCGAGGCGCCGGCCCGAGTGACCCTCGATTTGGAGAGCATCGCCATCCGGCTGAGCGCAGTCAATCCGGTGGCGGCCGGCCTCTCAGCCAAGAGGCTCGCCAATATCCGTTCGGACTTTTTAGCGGCTGTGCGGCAGAGTGGCCTTCACCCGGTGATGCCTTCCGCAAAATCGGAGCTGTCTCCCCACTGGCAAACGATGATGGCGCGGCTGCCCTCCAAGCGCTACCGGCTTGGTCTCGCGCGGCTCGCCCGCTATGCCAGCGCCGCGCGGACGGACCCAGCCGAGATCGACGATGCCGCACTGGAGCGGTTCATTGGCGAAGTTCGGTGCGGCTCCTTGCATCAGAACCCGAATGTCCTCCATCGCAACGTGGCAACCATCTGGAATGAGGTTGCCGCCGCGTTCCCGGACCTCGGGCTTGCGCCGGTCAGCAAGCCCTGGTTCCGCGCGCCTGCCAAGCGGATCGTTTGGGACACCACCGCGGAAGCCTTCCGCGTGGACGTCGCCAAATACTTGGAGTGGAGCGTGGGGGCAGACCAGTTTGCCGAGGACGCGAGGCCCCGCCCCCTTGCCCCGCGCACGCTCAAGCTCCGCCACAATCAAATCCATGCCGCGCTCACGGCGCTGGTCTGGAGCGGCGTCCCGGCGAATTCGACGGGCTGCCTCGGCGATCTGGTACGGCTCGATCACTTCCGCAGAATCTTGCGTTACCGTTTTGAGGAGGCCGGTCGCAAGGCCAACAACTTCAATCGCGATCTGGCCGAGGCGCTGATCCAGATCGCCCGGGAATGGGTCAAGGTCGATGAGCTGCATCTAGCTGAGCTTAAGCGGCTCTCTGGGAAAATGCCGATGCTGCCGAAGGGGCTAACCCTCAAGAACAAGCGATCTATTGCCCAGTTCGATGACCCGGAGGTCGTCCGGCGCCTGCTTGATCTTCCCGCCCAGCTCTGGACAGAGGTGAGACGTGATCCAAAGCCAAATTTCCGCACGCTGGCGCGTGCTCAGGCGGCGCTTGCGATCGCCATGCTCACCTACGTGCCTTTACGTTCGCACAATCTACATGAGCTCATATTCGGCAGACACTTGTTTCTCCACGATGGAGCCCGTGCAACATCCAGTTTGGAAATCCCGGCTGACGAGGTGAAGAACAAGAGGACCGCTTTGAGTTTCGACATCCCGCCGAAGCTTGCGAAGATGCTGATCGAGTACCGAGATCGCATTGCACCGAAAGTGATCGGCCGGCGCCCCGAGCGGGTCTTTGTCAACGCCGACGGCTCCCCCAAAAGTCAGGCCATGGTCGCAGTCCTGATCAAGACTTACCTCAGCAAGCGGGCGGGAATCGTAATGACACCGCATCAGTTTCGACATCTGGGGGCGAAAATTATTCTCGAAGACCAGCCTGGTGCACACGAACTCGTGCGCCAGTTCCTGGGTCATCAGAACCTCAAGACGACGACCGATTTCTACGCCGGTTTGAACACGCGCCGGGCTGGATTGCATCACCAACGCCTGATTGAGGCGGCGATCGCACCGCGTCCAGCCGGGCAGAAGGCCCGCAAGAAGCAGCCTTCGTACTCCATCTCCAGCACGAACGGGGTGGACTAA
- a CDS encoding site-specific integrase, translated as MAGELKQLPFLEWPPDIRRCWETAFVNGDFLDESGPGAHLAAATRASLQFACGCFFRYLQNQCLHIDVDAPQNAINPKVIAAFVDHRRESCSESSIAIELNHLRLGFRLIFPEIDLRWLLDATKRIACQAKPRANKHHLITSDRLYTLGLELMDAAIQTAAANETISKDCAFQYRDGLIIFLLALIPLRRRTLTALRIGKHLMRSGKSWLLEIPPSDLKSVEPIEFVLSIKLCERIDLYLEMFRPRVPGAPTHNGLWVSNKGGPMDDGAIYDAVQRRTRAALGFGVNLHRFRHAALTFWSIHDPENIRGGKDLLGHRSFGTTEKYYIMAQSRLAGRALANSWDKREGRRRPVQRKAAPSSAMNSLAE; from the coding sequence ATGGCTGGAGAACTCAAACAGCTTCCGTTCCTCGAATGGCCGCCGGACATTCGCCGATGCTGGGAGACCGCTTTCGTGAACGGGGACTTCCTCGACGAAAGCGGACCCGGTGCCCATCTGGCGGCCGCCACCCGTGCCTCACTGCAATTTGCCTGCGGGTGTTTCTTCCGGTATCTGCAGAATCAATGCCTGCACATCGACGTTGATGCGCCCCAGAACGCGATCAATCCAAAGGTGATCGCAGCATTTGTGGACCATCGGCGCGAGAGCTGCTCGGAGAGTTCGATAGCCATTGAACTGAACCACTTGCGTCTGGGTTTCCGATTAATTTTTCCTGAAATCGATTTGCGATGGCTGCTCGACGCCACCAAGCGCATTGCCTGCCAGGCGAAACCCAGGGCCAACAAACATCATCTCATCACCAGCGATCGTCTCTATACGCTCGGGCTCGAGTTGATGGATGCCGCAATTCAGACCGCAGCTGCGAACGAGACGATCTCGAAGGACTGTGCCTTCCAATACCGCGATGGGCTAATCATATTCCTGCTGGCGCTCATTCCGTTGCGTCGAAGAACGCTCACGGCGCTGCGGATCGGCAAGCACCTCATGCGATCCGGAAAATCCTGGCTGCTCGAAATCCCGCCTTCGGATCTGAAATCCGTGGAGCCGATCGAATTCGTGCTTTCAATCAAACTGTGCGAGCGCATCGATCTTTACCTGGAGATGTTTCGGCCGCGAGTGCCGGGGGCGCCCACGCACAACGGTCTATGGGTTTCCAACAAAGGCGGCCCCATGGACGACGGCGCGATCTATGACGCTGTCCAGCGGCGCACGCGTGCAGCGCTCGGATTTGGTGTGAACCTGCATCGATTCCGGCATGCCGCTTTGACCTTCTGGTCGATTCATGATCCGGAAAATATCCGAGGCGGAAAAGATCTACTCGGGCACCGCTCATTTGGCACAACGGAAAAGTACTACATCATGGCCCAATCCCGCTTGGCTGGTCGCGCGCTCGCCAATTCTTGGGACAAGCGTGAGGGCAGGCGAAGGCCGGTGCAAAGGAAAGCGGCTCCGAGTTCCGCTATGAACTCTTTGGCTGAGTGA
- a CDS encoding TetR/AcrR family transcriptional regulator: MERESKDTHKLIVEVAERLFRQIGFQKTTVADIARELHMSPANVYRFFTTKSAINEAVCLDLLRKIEADAEKIAASRGGAAQKIRNLFSSVEKTHRKLFMYDRKLHDLIDAAITENWAIMRRHAERMAAILEQIIASGMASNEFPKGDAALASRLVNTACIRFCHPRLIVEYEQEPEPTLDQMIGFCLFAMTRV; the protein is encoded by the coding sequence ATGGAACGAGAATCTAAAGACACTCATAAGCTGATTGTCGAGGTCGCGGAACGTTTGTTCCGTCAAATCGGATTTCAGAAAACGACTGTTGCGGATATTGCGCGCGAGCTGCATATGTCGCCGGCGAATGTCTATCGCTTTTTCACGACGAAATCGGCAATCAACGAGGCCGTCTGCCTGGACCTCCTCAGGAAGATCGAGGCCGACGCGGAAAAAATTGCCGCGTCGCGCGGCGGCGCCGCTCAGAAAATCCGCAATCTGTTCAGCTCCGTGGAAAAAACCCATCGCAAACTGTTTATGTACGACCGGAAGCTGCATGATTTGATCGATGCGGCGATCACCGAGAACTGGGCCATCATGCGGCGGCACGCGGAACGCATGGCGGCGATCTTGGAGCAGATCATCGCGAGCGGCATGGCCTCGAACGAGTTTCCGAAAGGAGACGCCGCGCTGGCCTCGCGCCTCGTCAACACCGCCTGCATAAGGTTTTGTCATCCGCGGCTGATCGTCGAATATGAACAGGAGCCAGAGCCGACCCTCGACCAAATGATCGGCTTTTGCCTATTTGCGATGACCCGAGTTTGA
- a CDS encoding IS3 family transposase (programmed frameshift), with protein sequence MSQKSGTAKSSSERIVKDIRRATRKQYSAEEKIRIVLDGLRGEHSIAELCRREGIAESLYYTWSKEFLEAGKRRLAGDTARAATSGEVKDLRREAQALKEVVAEQALELRLLKKKHDRGWGKRGMRYPASEKLEIIRLVEQSHLPARRTLEKLGVSRATFYRWCDLCQTGGPEALEDRSPRPDRVWNRIPDNVRGQIVQLALDEPELSPRELATRFTDTKSYFVSEASVYRLLKEHDLIASPAYIVMKAADEFKDKTTAPNQLWQTDFTYLKVIGWGWFYLSTILDDFSRYIIAWKLCTTMKVGDVTETLDLALQAAGLDHAKVVHRPRLLSDNGPSYISANLAEWLDKRNMDHVRGAPCHPQTQGKIERWHQTLKNRVLLENYYLPGDLEARIDTFVDHYNHRRYHESLDNLTPADVYFGRGQTILLQRERIKRATIQNRRLQHQLNAA encoded by the exons ATGAGCCAGAAATCCGGAACTGCCAAGTCGTCCTCCGAGCGGATCGTGAAGGACATTCGCCGAGCAACGCGCAAGCAATATTCGGCGGAGGAGAAGATCCGCATCGTGCTGGACGGCCTGCGCGGCGAGCATAGCATCGCGGAACTCTGCCGGCGCGAGGGCATCGCCGAGAGCCTGTATTACACCTGGTCGAAGGAGTTCCTGGAGGCTGGCAAGCGGCGCTTGGCGGGCGACACGGCGCGTGCGGCGACCAGCGGCGAGGTCAAGGACCTGCGCCGGGAAGCTCAGGCACTGAAGGAGGTCGTCGCCGAGCAGGCGCTGGAATTGCGCCTGCTCA AAAAAAAGCATGATCGCGGATGGGGAAAGCGAGGAATGAGATATCCGGCTTCCGAGAAACTGGAGATCATCCGGCTGGTCGAGCAATCCCATCTGCCGGCGCGCCGGACGCTGGAGAAACTCGGCGTCTCTCGCGCCACCTTTTATCGATGGTGCGACCTTTGCCAGACTGGCGGGCCAGAGGCCCTGGAAGACCGATCTCCCAGGCCCGACCGCGTCTGGAACCGAATTCCTGACAATGTGCGGGGCCAGATCGTGCAACTGGCCCTGGACGAGCCGGAGCTGTCGCCACGGGAACTGGCGACACGCTTCACCGACACAAAAAGCTATTTTGTTTCGGAAGCTTCGGTTTATCGCCTGCTGAAGGAGCACGACCTAATCGCCAGTCCCGCCTACATCGTCATGAAGGCCGCCGATGAGTTCAAGGACAAGACGACGGCGCCCAACCAGCTCTGGCAGACCGACTTCACTTATCTCAAGGTGATTGGTTGGGGTTGGTTCTACCTCAGCACGATATTGGACGACTTCTCGCGCTACATCATCGCCTGGAAGCTCTGTACGACGATGAAGGTCGGGGACGTCACGGAAACACTCGACCTGGCGTTGCAAGCCGCGGGGCTTGATCACGCCAAGGTCGTCCATCGTCCGCGATTGCTCTCGGACAATGGCCCTTCCTACATCTCGGCCAATCTGGCCGAATGGCTGGACAAACGCAACATGGATCACGTGCGCGGCGCGCCCTGCCACCCGCAAACACAGGGCAAAATCGAGCGCTGGCATCAGACGCTCAAGAATCGCGTCTTGCTTGAGAACTATTATCTGCCCGGCGACCTGGAAGCCAGGATCGACACCTTCGTCGATCACTACAATCATCGCCGCTATCACGAGAGCCTGGACAATCTCACGCCGGCTGACGTCTACTTCGGCCGAGGACAAACCATTCTGCTGCAACGAGAAAGGATCAAACGAGCCACCATCCAAAATCGTCGCTTGCAACACCAATTGAACGCCGCATAA
- a CDS encoding glycoside hydrolase family 16 protein, with protein sequence MLVDFGNGMALKLAYLFTSFVTAGAGVAHAAPPLLSALTLTFEDEFSGSSLDADHSAGWVSNYTIPSTINNELQAYTPDALVFDTTNGVLRLRADKRSYSGMGYTSGAITTFAKFHQTYGYFIMRAKLPAGQGLWPAFWLLPSNGKWPPELDVMENLGNDPSSVYLSNIWPGGQSQTKFTGPNFSAGYHSFALEWRPDVLIWYVDNIERRRYAGPGIPQSPMYMLVNLAVGGSWPGAPTQSTIFPQSFDLDYVRAYQFNPPLAGAILSAVTLSGIFVSKPIAQAGDTVTIISSARVGPNDLPDGVYEIGVCGYWGSPCYVFDVESTTKLKANSVASLTYNYKVPPFLPDDWYNVYVTLMAGGAATSSAVATRFAVQNSPNGFIANPPALSPAMVP encoded by the coding sequence ATGCTTGTCGACTTCGGAAATGGTATGGCTTTAAAGCTCGCTTATTTGTTTACGTCTTTTGTGACCGCTGGTGCAGGGGTAGCCCATGCCGCACCGCCTCTTTTGTCGGCATTGACGTTGACTTTCGAGGATGAATTTTCGGGGTCATCCCTTGATGCCGATCACTCGGCTGGTTGGGTGTCGAACTACACAATCCCCAGCACAATTAACAATGAACTGCAGGCTTACACTCCCGATGCGCTTGTCTTCGATACGACCAATGGAGTTTTAAGGCTGCGCGCAGACAAACGTAGTTATAGCGGTATGGGCTATACCTCGGGCGCGATCACGACGTTCGCCAAATTTCATCAGACCTACGGATACTTCATAATGCGTGCGAAATTGCCCGCTGGTCAAGGGCTTTGGCCTGCGTTCTGGCTACTGCCGAGTAACGGCAAATGGCCGCCCGAACTCGATGTTATGGAGAATCTCGGGAATGATCCGAGTTCTGTCTACCTGTCAAATATTTGGCCCGGAGGGCAATCGCAAACGAAGTTCACCGGGCCAAATTTCTCTGCAGGTTATCATTCATTTGCGTTGGAATGGCGCCCTGACGTTCTGATATGGTACGTCGATAACATCGAGCGCCGCCGATATGCTGGTCCAGGCATACCGCAATCTCCGATGTATATGCTCGTTAACCTAGCTGTCGGGGGAAGCTGGCCAGGCGCGCCAACTCAAAGCACTATATTCCCTCAATCATTCGACCTCGATTATGTTAGGGCCTATCAGTTCAATCCGCCCTTAGCAGGAGCTATTCTCAGCGCCGTTACACTAAGTGGGATCTTTGTCTCAAAGCCGATAGCACAGGCTGGGGACACAGTGACTATTATTTCAAGTGCGAGGGTTGGCCCGAATGATCTCCCGGACGGAGTTTATGAGATCGGTGTGTGCGGCTATTGGGGTTCCCCTTGTTATGTATTTGATGTCGAATCAACTACTAAGCTCAAAGCAAATTCAGTAGCAAGCTTAACGTACAACTACAAAGTTCCTCCATTCTTGCCGGATGACTGGTACAACGTTTATGTTACGTTGATGGCAGGGGGCGCAGCTACTTCCAGCGCTGTCGCTACGAGGTTTGCCGTCCAAAATAGTCCAAACGGATTTATCGCCAACCCCCCCGCTCTCTCGCCGGCAATGGTGCCATAA
- a CDS encoding acyltransferase family protein, giving the protein MTHGRTIVAAPKRMFEKTCGSGPVVNAYRPDIDGLRAIAVGAVILFHLDVGIMKGGFIGVDVFFVISGYLITGLLQSEIDAGKFSILRFYDRRIRRILPALFAVILAASAAAVCLFFPPEILDFANSVVATTLFSSNIYFMMVTDYFAATSNSNPLLHTWSLAVEEQYYIVFPFLLYGLRTLRQKNVILVISGLAIASFVVSIRLVMTDQVGAFYLAPSRAWEFFIGALLSLKALPDVQKTWLREVSAAIGLALIVAGCLKFYRNMPFPGALALVPCIGAALLIHANAAGRTLTGRLISARPIVFIGLISYSLYLWHWPIIVFFQLWWVKPIGGVGDLGLILASVVMGTLSWYFIELPFRQKRLAASPLALRSAALASMAGFCALGIALIVSDGMAFAFPKEIVTLANYIHYHERTAYRRGTCFIDSHTSPLSDFAATTCLTRSHVKPNLLVIGDSHAAHLWSGLTDALPSVQILQATATGCKPVFGTRGHPTCVALINRALADEIATGTADAVLLSARWENEDIAQLIATVDRLARYVAQVYVSGPIVEYRENLPRLLARSVQQKDPELLITARVDAQRQVDERLAIALEGHRAVYLSAYGTLCGRRSEACRTLTDNGIPMQWDYGHLTAEGSKYLAKAWLADGRFDLRQMSP; this is encoded by the coding sequence ATGACGCACGGACGAACAATCGTAGCCGCTCCCAAGCGCATGTTTGAAAAGACTTGTGGTAGTGGCCCAGTAGTAAACGCCTATCGTCCCGATATTGACGGCCTGCGCGCAATTGCCGTTGGAGCTGTTATCCTATTTCATCTCGACGTCGGCATAATGAAGGGCGGGTTCATCGGCGTCGACGTCTTCTTCGTAATTTCCGGCTATCTGATCACGGGACTATTGCAATCCGAAATCGATGCTGGGAAATTTTCGATACTGCGGTTCTATGACCGCCGCATCAGGCGCATCCTGCCGGCACTCTTCGCTGTGATTCTCGCAGCTTCTGCAGCTGCCGTCTGCTTATTTTTTCCGCCGGAAATCCTCGACTTTGCCAATAGCGTCGTCGCGACAACGCTTTTTTCGTCCAATATCTATTTTATGATGGTGACGGACTATTTTGCCGCCACTTCCAACAGCAACCCATTACTCCACACGTGGTCACTTGCGGTTGAAGAGCAATACTACATTGTATTTCCTTTTTTACTGTATGGATTGAGAACGCTGAGGCAAAAGAATGTCATTTTAGTCATCAGCGGCTTGGCTATCGCCTCTTTTGTCGTCTCGATCAGACTCGTCATGACGGATCAGGTAGGGGCCTTTTATCTGGCGCCCTCTAGGGCTTGGGAGTTTTTTATTGGCGCGCTTTTGTCACTTAAGGCGCTTCCCGATGTGCAAAAAACCTGGCTACGCGAAGTCTCCGCGGCAATCGGCTTGGCGCTCATTGTTGCAGGGTGTCTAAAGTTCTACCGAAACATGCCGTTTCCGGGCGCTTTGGCGCTAGTACCATGCATCGGCGCGGCGCTCTTAATCCATGCAAATGCTGCGGGACGAACGCTCACCGGCCGACTTATCTCAGCGCGACCAATCGTTTTTATCGGCCTTATTTCATATTCGCTTTATCTGTGGCATTGGCCGATTATCGTCTTCTTCCAGCTTTGGTGGGTAAAGCCGATCGGCGGGGTTGGCGATTTAGGTCTCATCCTCGCAAGTGTCGTGATGGGAACACTTTCGTGGTACTTCATAGAACTTCCTTTCCGACAAAAAAGGCTCGCAGCTTCGCCGCTTGCCCTGCGGAGCGCCGCGCTAGCTAGCATGGCGGGATTTTGCGCGCTTGGGATCGCGCTCATCGTCTCCGACGGCATGGCCTTCGCTTTTCCCAAGGAGATTGTGACGCTTGCAAATTACATTCACTACCACGAACGTACGGCCTATAGACGCGGTACTTGCTTCATCGATTCTCACACGAGCCCCTTGTCCGACTTCGCTGCAACAACCTGCCTCACCCGCTCCCATGTCAAGCCAAACCTGCTGGTTATTGGCGACAGCCATGCGGCACATCTCTGGAGCGGTTTGACAGACGCTTTACCGTCGGTACAGATTCTCCAGGCGACTGCCACAGGCTGCAAGCCGGTGTTTGGAACACGTGGTCATCCGACTTGCGTCGCGCTGATCAATCGTGCCCTCGCAGACGAGATCGCTACCGGTACAGCAGATGCGGTACTTTTATCCGCCCGCTGGGAGAATGAGGACATCGCACAGCTTATTGCGACGGTTGATCGCCTTGCCCGGTATGTGGCACAAGTGTACGTCTCCGGTCCAATCGTCGAATATAGGGAAAACCTGCCGCGGCTCCTAGCGCGATCGGTTCAGCAAAAAGATCCGGAGTTGTTGATCACGGCGCGAGTGGACGCCCAGCGCCAAGTGGATGAGCGGTTGGCTATCGCTCTGGAAGGGCATCGAGCCGTATATTTGTCGGCTTATGGAACGCTTTGCGGTCGACGATCTGAGGCCTGTCGTACTTTGACCGATAACGGCATTCCGATGCAATGGGATTATGGACATTTGACTGCGGAAGGGTCGAAATATCTCGCGAAGGCGTGGCTAGCGGACGGACGCTTTGATCTCCGCCAAATGAGCCCGTGA
- a CDS encoding class I SAM-dependent methyltransferase: MTGYLRSKFGSVICADIIPGKNRVVLDMRDIDMEDASVDAVYASHVLEHIREDIKALQEIHRVLKPGGIAVLPVPIVSDSTIEYPEAVATEEYHWRAPGFDYFDRYRAVFGSIRIFSSRDFDEIYQTYDYGDRTAINRKRYPYRRPMVGRKHADFVPVCFKN; the protein is encoded by the coding sequence ATGACCGGTTACTTGCGCAGCAAATTTGGCAGCGTGATCTGTGCGGACATCATTCCCGGTAAAAATCGCGTTGTCCTCGATATGCGAGATATCGACATGGAAGATGCGTCGGTGGATGCAGTTTACGCGTCTCATGTGCTGGAGCACATCCGAGAGGATATAAAGGCGTTGCAAGAGATCCATCGGGTGCTAAAGCCGGGTGGTATTGCTGTATTGCCGGTGCCAATCGTCAGTGATTCGACCATCGAGTATCCCGAAGCAGTCGCGACTGAGGAATATCATTGGCGGGCCCCTGGCTTTGATTATTTTGATCGCTATCGCGCGGTCTTTGGGTCAATTAGGATTTTTAGCTCGCGCGATTTTGACGAGATCTATCAGACCTACGACTACGGCGATCGAACGGCGATCAATCGAAAGCGGTACCCTTATCGGCGACCGATGGTCGGGAGGAAACACGCAGATTTTGTGCCGGTCTGCTTCAAGAACTGA
- a CDS encoding IS5 family transposase, translating to MVGQPGFFDLDERLKDISAKGDDLERLNQIVDFEVFRADLERAAPRSDRSKGGRPPYDHILMFKILILQASHSLSDERTEYLIKDRLSFMRFLGLTLADRVPDANSIWNFRESLTRTIVDGKPAIEVLFKRFDAALTEAGLLAMGGQIVDATIVAAPRQRNTEAEKKAIKEGCIPEAWKTKPAKLRQKDRDARWAVKFTKAKPAEDGAKRVDIAIPAFGYKNHIGIDRAHGLIRTWRTTDAARHDGAQLPNLIDKQNTASDVWADTAYRSAKNEEHMIRNGLRSQIHRKKPKGKPMPEAIARANGKKSKVRAFVEHVFARQKGPMALVIRTIGLTRATMKIGLANLAYNMKRMLWLTSRPVTA from the coding sequence ATGGTCGGACAGCCAGGGTTTTTTGATCTCGACGAGCGTCTGAAAGACATTTCGGCGAAGGGCGACGATCTCGAGCGGCTGAATCAAATCGTTGATTTTGAAGTCTTTCGAGCTGATCTTGAGCGCGCCGCGCCCAGGAGCGATCGGTCGAAGGGCGGGCGGCCGCCCTATGATCACATCCTGATGTTCAAGATCCTGATCCTTCAGGCGAGCCATTCGCTTTCAGATGAGCGGACGGAATATCTGATCAAGGACCGCTTATCGTTCATGCGGTTCCTGGGGCTGACCCTCGCCGACCGCGTGCCCGACGCGAACTCGATCTGGAACTTCCGTGAGTCGCTGACGCGCACGATCGTTGATGGCAAGCCTGCGATCGAGGTTCTGTTCAAGCGTTTTGACGCGGCACTGACCGAAGCAGGACTCCTCGCCATGGGCGGCCAGATCGTCGACGCCACGATCGTCGCCGCGCCAAGGCAGCGCAACACCGAGGCCGAGAAGAAGGCGATCAAGGAAGGCTGCATCCCCGAGGCTTGGAAAACCAAGCCCGCGAAATTGCGCCAGAAGGACCGCGATGCGCGTTGGGCGGTCAAGTTTACGAAGGCCAAGCCTGCCGAGGACGGCGCAAAGCGGGTCGATATCGCGATCCCCGCCTTTGGCTACAAGAACCATATCGGCATCGACCGCGCTCATGGCTTGATCCGCACATGGAGGACGACGGATGCGGCCCGCCATGACGGGGCGCAGTTGCCGAATCTGATCGATAAGCAGAACACCGCCAGCGACGTTTGGGCCGATACCGCTTACCGTTCGGCGAAGAACGAAGAGCATATGATCAGGAATGGCTTACGCAGTCAGATCCATCGCAAGAAGCCGAAGGGCAAGCCGATGCCGGAAGCCATCGCAAGAGCCAACGGCAAGAAGTCCAAGGTTCGGGCCTTCGTCGAACATGTCTTCGCCAGGCAGAAGGGGCCGATGGCGCTTGTCATCCGCACCATTGGGCTGACTCGGGCAACAATGAAAATAGGCCTCGCCAATCTCGCCTACAACATGAAACGAATGCTCTGGCTGACGTCCCGGCCAGTGACGGCATAA
- a CDS encoding IS630 family transposase (programmed frameshift), protein MPSAVKLREDYLAKELRVLARRSKNVNQSRRLLSLAAVRDGMDRRAAAKIGGMDRQTLRDWVHRFNATGPEGLIDNWTEGPAPRLSAAQLAEFATIVEAGPDREKDGVVRWRRVDLRRIIAERFGVDFHERYVGKLLKKLGFSHISARPRHPAQDEQIVEAFKKNFPRALKAHLDKLPETTPVEVWFQDEARIGQKNGLVRQWARRGTRPRQPADQRYDNAYLFGAICPARGVGAALALPYADTGMMQLHLDEISHNVAKGAHAVLLLDRAGWHTTSQLNVPENITPIFLPSRAPELNPVENIWQYLRQNWLSNTVFENYDAIIDAACAAWRKLIAQPETITSIGMREWAHVGQSL, encoded by the exons ATGCCATCAGCGGTGAAATTGCGAGAGGACTATTTGGCCAAGGAGCTTCGGGTGTTGGCCCGGCGCTCAAAGAACGTCAACCAGAGTCGCCGGCTGTTATCGCTGGCGGCAGTGCGGGACGGGATGGATCGGAGGGCGGCGGCCAAGATCGGCGGGATGGATCGGCAGACGCTGCGCGACTGGGTCCATCGCTTCAACGCCACCGGGCCAGAGGGCCTCATCGACAACTGGACAGAGGGCCCCGCGCCGCGCCTGTCAGCCGCGCAGTTGGCCGAGTTCGCGACAATCGTCGAGGCCGGGCCGGATCGTGAGAAGGATGGCGTCGTGCGTTGGCGCCGGGTGGACCTCAGGCGCATCATCGCCGAGAGGTTCGGCGTCGACTTCCACGAGCGCTACGTTGGAAAGCTTTTGAAGAAGCTCGGCTTCTCGCACATCAGCGCAAGGCCGCGCCATCCAGCCCAGGACGAACAGATCGTCGAGGCGTTCA AAAAAAACTTCCCGCGCGCGCTGAAGGCTCATCTCGACAAACTGCCAGAGACGACGCCGGTCGAAGTCTGGTTCCAGGACGAAGCCCGGATCGGCCAGAAGAATGGCCTCGTCCGCCAGTGGGCCAGGCGTGGAACGAGGCCAAGGCAGCCCGCCGACCAGCGCTACGACAACGCCTATCTGTTTGGCGCGATCTGCCCCGCCCGCGGCGTTGGGGCGGCCCTCGCGTTGCCTTATGCGGACACCGGCATGATGCAGCTCCATCTCGACGAAATCTCGCACAACGTCGCCAAGGGTGCGCATGCCGTCCTGCTGCTCGACAGGGCCGGATGGCACACCACCAGCCAGCTCAACGTGCCCGAAAACATCACGCCGATCTTCCTGCCTTCGCGCGCGCCGGAACTGAACCCGGTCGAGAACATCTGGCAGTATCTGCGTCAGAACTGGCTCTCAAACACCGTCTTCGAAAATTACGATGCCATCATCGACGCAGCCTGCGCCGCCTGGCGAAAGCTCATAGCCCAGCCTGAAACAATCACATCCATCGGGATGCGAGAATGGGCTCACGTCGGTCAGTCGCTATGA